The Streptococcus iniae genome contains the following window.
TCAGTTGGAGGGGCTAGTGATTTTGTCCGTGGAGCTGGTGCTTCAAATGGTGGACAAAGCTTCATTTGTGTTGCCTCAACAAGAATCGATGAAGAAACCGGCCAAGTCTATTCAAATATTGTCTCGGAATTTGAGCCAGGAACACCTATTTCTGTTCCTAGAGCTGATGTGATGACCATTGTTACAGAATATGGTATCGCAGACCTTTACAATAAAACAATGGAAGAGCGTGCTATGGCCTTGATTGAGGTTGCTCATCCAGATTTTCGTGCAGAGCTCAGGGATAAAGCAGCAAAAGCTGGTATCTTACGACAATTCCAAGATAAATTTCACAATTAAAAGGAGGAAAAAGAATGACTATTTCTAAAGCAAGCGTCTTAGGCGCTGGAGTAATGGGTAGCCAAATTGCTGCTTTGTTAGTTAATGCAGGGCTGCAAGTTGAATTGCTCGATATTGTTATTGATGACAATGATAAAAATAAATTATCAAAAGGCGCATACGACCGTATCACACACCCTAAAAAAGGCCTCCTATATGATCCGTCATTTGCTTCAAATTTAAGCTATAGTAATTTTACAGATGCTCTTGAAAAAGAAAGTGATTCTGACTTATTTATTGAGGCAGTAGCAGAAAAAATCGATATCAAACATGACCTTTGGTCAAAAGTAGCAAAAATCGCTAAAAAAGATGCCATTCTTGCTACCAATACTTCTGGCATTCCAATTGAATTTATTGCCAAGGTATTGGATGACACAACTCGTCAACGCTTTATTGGCATGCACTTCTTTAACCCACCACGTTTTATGAAATTGGTTGAATTGATTCCAAACACAAAAACTTCCCAAGAAACGATTGATCGTTTGACAGAATTCACAGTCAACTGCTTAGGTAAAGGAATTGTTCCTGCTAATGATGTTCCAGGTTTTATTGCTAACCGTATCGGAACTTACACGTCAAATGATGTCATGTTACGTGCTCAGAAATCTGGTTTATCTATTCAAGAAGTGGACACTTTAACAGGAGAATACATTGGTCGACCAAAACTTGGAACCTTTAAACTTGGTGACATGGTTGGCTTAGATATTGCTTACAATGTTATTCGTGGTATGTTGCAAGACCCATCGGAACAAGATTTCTTCAAAGTTCCCGAAACACTTGAAAAAATGGTTGCTGCTAAAATGCTTGGAAATAAAACCAAACAAGGTTTCTATAAAAAAGAAGGCCGGGAGCGTTTTGTCATTGACCCTGAAAGCTTAACCTATAAACCTCTGGAAAAAATTCATCTTCCTATTCAAGAAAAATTGGGCCGTAAGTTGAAAGAGAATTTAAAAGTTATCTTTGATGCTGAAGACAAAGAGGGGATTTTCCTTTGGGAAACCTTGCGTAATGTCTTTTATTATTCAGCAGTTAATGTCCCAAAAGCAGCCAATGATTATAAAAACATTGACCGAGCAATTGTTTGGGGCTATAACTGGAAATTAGGACCTTTCCAACTTTGGGATTTAATGGGCTTTGAACAGGTTAAAGAACGTATGCAAAGGGAACTTGGTCAATTGCCGCAATGGATTGAAAAACGCACAGAAAACTTCTATCAAAGAGGTGAAACAATCAATCATATCAGCCCTATAGAAACTAAGATTGAAAGAGAAATTTGGAATAAGCCAGATACTAATCTTTCTGTCATAAATGGGCAACAGTTGCTTCTTAGAATGCAGACACCTGCTAATTCTATTACTCCGGGATTCTCACAAGATTTGGCTGATGCTGTTGATAGGCTTGAAAACGAAAATTACACTAGCATGGTTCTTTATTCAAATGGTGCAAACTTCTGTGTTGGTGCAAACTTAATGGGCATGAAACAAGCCATTGAAGAAAATAAGGTTACTGAATTTATTGCACCTGGAGTAGATGTCCTTCAAAATGCAGTGAAACGTGTGCGTTACTCATCAAAACCCATTGTAACGGCTGCTCAAGGTCGTGCATTAGGTGGAGGGGCAGAGCTTCTTTTAGCATCACCATTTGTTGTAGCTGCTGCTGAAACCTATATGGGTCTTGTTGAGGTAGGTGTTGGCTTGATTCCATCTGGTGGTGGCGTTGCAGAATTGACTGAGCGTATTCTTAAGGTGACTGAGACACCTGCAAACCGTTTTGCACGACTTGCCAAATTGGTTCAACAAATTTCTTCTGCCTATGTCTCAATGAATGCCTATGAGGCAAAAGCTGAAGGCTTCCTTCGTGAACGAGATGTTATTGTTCAAAATGAAGAATTACGGGTGTATGCAGCACTTGAATTAGCTCAATTTTATTCAGAATATGGTTATCAAGCAGCTAAAAAATATACCTACATTGCACCAGGACGAGACTTCAAGGCAGTAGTAGAGTCCAACTTGGATGCCATGAGACTAGGCCACTTTATCAGTGATTATGATATGGAAATTGGAATGGCTGTGGCTGATATAGTAGCAGGTGGTGATCTTCCGCGTAATACTTATATTAATCATGATTACCTACTTGGTTTAGAAAAGAAAAACTTTTTAACATTAAGTGCTAATCAAAAAACATATGAACGTATTACTCATATGCTTGCTACAAAACGCCCACTTCGTAATTAAACAGTGTGGTATAGAATGGAATTGAGAAGGAGAAAATAATATGCATGAAGCTTATATTGTAGCCTACGGCCGTTCTGCAATTGGCAAGGGCAATGCTAAGGGAGCATATGCTCATAGTCGTCCAGATGATGTTGCAGCGGACGTTTTAAAAGGTGTCATTGCCCGTGTTGAAGGTGATTTTGATCCCAAATATATTGAAGATGTTATCGTTGGTTGTTCATTCCCAGAAGCTATGCAAGGAATTAACTTTGCAAGAACAATCGCCTTGAGAGCAGGCCTACCACATAGTGTAGCAGGTCAAACCGTTAACCGTTTTTGTTCCTCAGGACTTCAAACCATTGCAACAGCAGCAAATGCTATTATGGCAGGACAAGCTAATTGTATGGTAGCAGGTGGAGTTGAGTTTATGTCTGCTGTTCCAATGGGTGGAGGTGAACCAACTGTGAATCCAACACTCCAAAAACAAGATGTCGGTGCGTCCTATCCAATGGGACTTACAGCTGAAAACGTTGCTGAAAAATATCATATTAGCCGTGAAGATCAAGATTATTTTGGTGCACAAAGTCATCAAAAGGCCCATCTTGCTCAAATCAATGGCAAATTTGAAAACGAAATTGTCCCCGTTGAAATCGAGCAAGTTAAATACACTGCTAAGGGACCAGAAGTGTACAAAGAAGAATTTAAGACTGACCAAGGTATTCGTCCAGAGTCTACACCTGAATCTTTAGGAAAACTAAGAACAGTCTTTAAAGCAGACGGCTCAGTGACAGCAGCAACTTCATCACAAATTTCTGATGGAGCAGCCTTTGTGGTTTTAATGTCTAAAGAAATGATTGAGCAATTGCATATTAAACCAATTGCACGTTTTGTAGGTTTTAAAGCAGTAGGTGTTGACCCTAAAGTTATGGGTATTGGACCAGCCTATGCTATTCCAGAAGTTTTAGAAAGTGCTAATCTTGACTTAAAAGATATTGATTTGATTGAACTTAATGAAGCATTTGCTGCACAAGCTTTAGCATCAGCGCGTGAGCTTGGCATCAATATGGACATTACTAACGTAAATGGGGGCGCAATTGCACTAGGACACCCATTAGGAGCAACTGGAGCAATTTTAACATCGCGTCTACTTTCTGAAATGAGCAAACGTCCAGAAACAAGATATGGTTTAGTGTCAATGTGTATTGGTGTAGGTATGGGTGCTGCTGGTATCTATGAGTATGTTGGCGATCGTTAAATTAAGATTAAAATCCTATGGTAGTTATTATTAAAAGCCTTTCTAGTTTTTTAGAGAGGCTTTTAATGTTCAGAAAAAAAGAATTTATTTCCTTGAAGGCTGTTCTACTTTCCACTATAATTAGGGAAAAGACCCAAAGTTTAGAATAAGAGGACACAATGAAACTAGATATTCCCCAGATGAATTATTTAATAGCCATCGTTGATGCAGATTTTAACCTTTCAGATGCAGCCAAACAGATTTATGTGACCCAATCAACGCTAAGTCAGTTTATTTCTAACTTTGAAAAAAGTGAAAATGTCCAATTGTTTAACCGAAAAAATGGTCGACTAACCAGCTTAACGCCAATTGGGAAACACATGTATAAAGAAGTCTTAGCAATTGTGACAAAATTTGATGCCATTGATAACATGATAACTAATGAAGGAAAAAAACGTAAAGGCATGATTCGGATTGGTATTCCAACAACCTTATTACGAATCTTGTTTACCAGATTTTTCCCCAATTTTTTAATGCAAAATCCTGACATTCAAATCGAAATAGTTGAAGAAGATACCAAAAAATTAAGGCAAATGCTTTTGGACAATGAATTGCATTTTGCAATGATTGAAGAACCAACAAAATTAGATGAGAAAAAATTTGAACAACACCTGGTTCTCTTATCTGAGATTGCAGCATTTATGAGACCACAAAGTCCACTAGCTAAAAAAAATAAGCTAAGCTGGTCGGACTTAGATGATCAATTTATTACCATTTTAAATGAGGACTTTGCTTCAAATGCACAAATTGTTGAAAAATTGGAAAGTGTTCATTCAAAGGCCAAGCTGTTAATGACCTCATCGAGTTGGGATTATCTGGTAGAATCAAGTGCTATCAACGATGTGATTGCAATCTTGCCAACAGCTCGCTTTAACCGTTACATCGAGCGCCTTAATTACATAGGTATTGTCGAAAAACGCTTTGAGGATCCCATACCCGTAAAACCGATGCTTTGTCGTCCTATTAAAACTAAATATAGCGTAGCTGAACATTATGTTTTTGAAACCATGCTTAAAGGCTTTTACCATTTGACAGACACCAAATAAGGTATCAGACAGTAAGAATTCACAAAATTTAAGAGCTTTCAAGCATGGAAGATAGTAAGAGATGCCATTTGTAGTATAATAAAACATAGCAAAAGCTAAAATAGTCAGTTAAAAGGTAGGAAGATGAAAGAATTTAAAATGAAAGAAATTAAGGTTTTTGAAAACTATCAAGCTGTAACCTTAGAAACAGGACATGTTATTGTGACAACAGAAGTGGTTGAAGATTCCCTCAACTACCATCAAACAGCACACGGAGGTTACCTCTTTACCTTAGCAGATCAGATTTCTGGCGCTGTCTGTGTGTCAACGGGCTATGACGCAGTAACGCAACAAGCCAATATTAATTACCTTAAGCCTGCTCTTATAGGAGAAGTCTTAACCATTGATGGCAAATGCATTCATAATGGGAAATCAACCAAGGTTAATGAAGTGATTATTCGAAACCAAAAAGGCCAAGATGTGATTAAAGCGACCTTCACCATGTTTGTCCTTGGAAAAAGAGAAGCCTAACAGTTAGTCCAACTAACTGTTTTTTTAAGCCTTTCATCTGACATTTTCTCTAAGAAGTGGTAAACTAGTAAATAAGAATGATTATAATTAAGAAACATGTATTAGAGGGAATGAAAGGAGACGACCATGTCGTTATTAGTATTTGATCATGTCTGTTTCACATCAGATGGAAAAGATATTATTAAAGATGTCACTTTTGCTGTTGAAAAAGGAGATTTTATTTCCATTGTTGGTCCATCAGGAGGAGGAAAGAGTACCCTACTCAAACTAGCTAGTCATCTCTTGAGTCCAAGTCAAGGAAAAATAGTATTTGAGGGGAAAGACAGTGCATCTGTTGATCCTATCATATTACGTCAAGCTATTTCTTATTGTTTTCAAACACCCTATCTTTTTGGAAAAGTTGTTAAAGATGATATTGCTTATCCCTTTAGTATTAGACATCAAGCTTATGATGATAAGCGCGTCAAGGAACTTTTTGAGCTCTTTCAAATGGACTTAGCTTACTTAGAACAGGATGTTAAAAAACTTTCAGGTGGTGAAAAACAACGCATTGCCTTAATTCGTCAACTCTTATTTATGCCTCAAATATTACTTCTAGATGAGGTCACATCAGCTTTAGATGCTCAAAATAAAGTCTTAGTTGAAGAAGTTATTAAAACCTTACATGACCAAGGGATTACAATTCTTTGGATAACGCATGATGAAGCACAGAGTCGTAAATATGCTAATAAAATCCTGACCCTTGTTTCGGGGCAGTTGGAATCAATGGAGGTCATCAAATGAGTGGTGCAGATAATATTTCCCTTACATCTTTGCTAATTGCATCGTCCTTAGTTCTCATCACCCTTTTCTTTTCTTATTGGCAAAAGCTCAAACTTGAAAAAGAAATTGTGATTAGTGCCATTAGAGCAGTCCTTCAATTATTAGTGGTTGGTTTTGTTCTGGATTATATCTTTGGCTATAACAATCCTATTTTTACAGCTCTATTATTACTTTTTATGATTGTTAATGCCTCGCAAAATGCCTCTAAAAGAGGTCAGGGGATTAAAAATGGTTTTAAAATTTCCTTTATTGCCATTTCCTTAGGAGCTTTTACAACTCTTGCTATTTTAATTGCTTCGGGTATCCTAAGCTTTGTTCCGGGGCAAATGATTCCAGTTGGTGGCATGATAATTAGCAATTCAATGGTTGCTATTGGTCTTTGCTATAAGCAACTCTTGTCTGATTTTCAAGGGAAACAAGAAGAAGTAGAGACAAAATTAGCATTAGGAGCAGATATTTTACCAGCTTCCATTGATATTATTAGAGACGTTATTAAAACAGGCATGATTCCAACCATTGATTCAGCAAAAACCTTAGGGATTGTTTCTCTTCCAGGGATGATGACGGGGTTAATTCTAGCAGGGACCTCTCCTATTCAAGCGGTTAAATATCAAATGATGGTCACCTTTATGCTTTTAGCTACAACGTCGATTGCATCATTTGTAGCAACTTACCTTTCCTATAAGGGCTTCTTTAATCAGCGCAAGCAATTAGTCGTCAAAAGAAGCTAATAGAGTAAAAAAATCGGAATTCATAGGAATCCCGGTTTTCTTTTATTTATGATAAAGTTTATTTTGTTGATAAACAGGATCGAAAGTCACATTCACGCCTAATTTCCGCAGAACATTTTTGTCTTCGTCTGTAAGGGTCACTGTTGAATGGGCTTCGCTGCCATTTAGTTTTCCAAGTTCTTTCATGGCTAAGTCAGCTTCAGGACTATTCATTGCAGTAATAGCTAGCGCAATCAGAATCTCGTTAGAGTGTAAACGCGGGTTTTGACTGCCCAAATGCTCAACCTTAAGACCTTGGATAGGTTTAACATATTCTGGTTCAATTAAGTGAGTTTGTTTATCAATATGAGCTAATTTTTTAATGGCATTGATAACCACTGCAGCAGTTGGACCAAACAATTCTGATGTTTTTCCAGTTACGATTTGGCCATCTGGTAATTCTAGGGCAAGTGCAGGTGCGCCTGTTTTTTCAGCTTTTTCACGAGCCACAACCGTTACTTTTCGGTCTTCTGGACTCACACCAATATCATTCATTAAAAGTTCAATTTTCTTAACAGCAGAAGCTGAGACACGTTCAGCCTTAAAATCAACCAAAGTTTGGTAGTATCGTCTAATAATTTCTTGTTTTGAAGCTTCAATGGCTGCTTTTTCATCAACAATAGAGTAGCCCACCATATTAACCCCCATATCCGTTGGTGAGGCATATGGTGATTGTTTTAAGATGCGTTCAAAAGTACGATTTAAAACGGGGAACACTTCAATATCACGGTTGTAGTTAACAGCAGTTTTACCATAAGTTTCCAAGTGGAAAGGGTCAATCATGTTAACATCGTCCAAGTCAGCAGTTGCAGCTTCATAGGCAAGGTTAACAGGGTGGTGCAGTGGTAGATTCCATACGGGGAAGGTTTCAAATTTAGCATAACCAGATGTGATACCATTGATTTGGTCATGGTAAATTTGTGACATGCAAGTCGCAAGTTTACCAGAACCAGGTCCAGGGGCAGTTACCACAATTAAATTTCGACTTGTTTTGATGTAATCATTTTTCCCCATACCTTCTGCTGAAATGATATGATTGATATCAGTTGGATAGCCCTTAATTGGGTAGTGGAGGTAAGAAGCAATATCGTTTTTATCTAATTGCTTGCGGAAAAGGTCGGCTGCAGCTTGGTTATTGTATTGTGTGATAACCACTGAACCAACATAGATATCTAAAGCATTGAAAGTATCAATTAAACGAAAAACTTCTTGATCGTAGGAAATACCAAGGTCCCCACGTGCTTTAGAGTGTTCAATATTATTAGCGTTAATGGTAATGACAATTTCAACTTGATCTTTGAGTTCTTTTAATAATTTGATTTTATTATCAGGTTCATAACCAGGAAGCACACGGGCAGCGTGGTAATCTTCCAACATTTTGCCTCCAAATTCCATATAGAGTTTGCCATCAAATTGACTAATACGCTCTAGAATATGGTCACGTTGTAATGTTAAATATTTTTCAGAATCAAATGCTTTTTGTGTCATGTCTTTTTTCACCTCTGATAAGCATTATACCAAAGATGTAGAGTCTTGTGAAAGGTTTTAAGTAAAATAAGATGAATTTCTAGTTCAAATTGTTCTTGACAATCTCAAGCAGGTATTTTATACTAGGTACAATTAAATACTGCTTTAAACATGTCCCGTGAGTCATGAAAGTCCTTAAAGAAGAGATACCCTAGGTAGACTCTCATTTTTTGCAGACCTGAACTGACTCCGTGACCATGTGCCGGAGTCTTTTTTGGCCTTAAAGGGTGTTCAATTAATTAAGGTAGTCAGAGAGCTACTATTAAAAGGAGAGACTTATGTCAAACATGTCTTTAGACAAGAACAACCGTCGTGCTCTTGTCAGTGCAATTGTCGCTTCCGGAACGGATGATTTGAATGTTATGTTCTTGGCATTTTCCATGTCATCTATTATCACTGAATTGGGCATAACAGGAGCTCAAGGTGGATGGATCGCAACCATTACAAACTTAGGAATGTTACTTGGAGGCTTGGTTTTTGGTCTTTTGGCTGATAGGCACCATAAGTTCACTGTTTTTAAGTGGACAATTGTAGTATTCTCGTTAGCAACGGGCTTGATTTACTTTACCAAATCTTTGGAATATTTGTATTTGATGCGTTTTATTGCTGGAATAGGAGTTGGTGGTGAATATGGTGTTGCTATTGCTATAATGGCTGGGATTGTTCCTTCTGAAAAAATGGGTCGCATTTCCTCTCTTAATGGCATAGCAGGACAAATTGGCTCCATCAGTTCAGCCTTACTGGCAGGATGGTTAGCTCCAACCCTAGGTTGGAAAGGGCTCTTCTTATTTGGATTAGCCCCAATCTTATTGGTTATTTGGATGAGTCTTTTTATTGATGATAGCAAGATTTGGGATCATGGTGTCTTAGATGGTGATGAGACAAGCCAGCCTGTCAAAATAAGTCAACTCTTTAAAACGCCAGCGCTGACAGCACAAACTTTAGCCCTTATGGTGATGACAACTGTTCAAATTGCTGGTTATTTCGGTATGATGAACTGGTTGCCAACAATTATTCAAACCAGTTTAAACATTTCAGTAAAAGATTCATCACTGTGGATGGT
Protein-coding sequences here:
- the fadB gene encoding 3-hydroxyacyl-CoA dehydrogenase/crotonase FadB translates to MTISKASVLGAGVMGSQIAALLVNAGLQVELLDIVIDDNDKNKLSKGAYDRITHPKKGLLYDPSFASNLSYSNFTDALEKESDSDLFIEAVAEKIDIKHDLWSKVAKIAKKDAILATNTSGIPIEFIAKVLDDTTRQRFIGMHFFNPPRFMKLVELIPNTKTSQETIDRLTEFTVNCLGKGIVPANDVPGFIANRIGTYTSNDVMLRAQKSGLSIQEVDTLTGEYIGRPKLGTFKLGDMVGLDIAYNVIRGMLQDPSEQDFFKVPETLEKMVAAKMLGNKTKQGFYKKEGRERFVIDPESLTYKPLEKIHLPIQEKLGRKLKENLKVIFDAEDKEGIFLWETLRNVFYYSAVNVPKAANDYKNIDRAIVWGYNWKLGPFQLWDLMGFEQVKERMQRELGQLPQWIEKRTENFYQRGETINHISPIETKIEREIWNKPDTNLSVINGQQLLLRMQTPANSITPGFSQDLADAVDRLENENYTSMVLYSNGANFCVGANLMGMKQAIEENKVTEFIAPGVDVLQNAVKRVRYSSKPIVTAAQGRALGGGAELLLASPFVVAAAETYMGLVEVGVGLIPSGGGVAELTERILKVTETPANRFARLAKLVQQISSAYVSMNAYEAKAEGFLRERDVIVQNEELRVYAALELAQFYSEYGYQAAKKYTYIAPGRDFKAVVESNLDAMRLGHFISDYDMEIGMAVADIVAGGDLPRNTYINHDYLLGLEKKNFLTLSANQKTYERITHMLATKRPLRN
- a CDS encoding thiolase family protein, which gives rise to MHEAYIVAYGRSAIGKGNAKGAYAHSRPDDVAADVLKGVIARVEGDFDPKYIEDVIVGCSFPEAMQGINFARTIALRAGLPHSVAGQTVNRFCSSGLQTIATAANAIMAGQANCMVAGGVEFMSAVPMGGGEPTVNPTLQKQDVGASYPMGLTAENVAEKYHISREDQDYFGAQSHQKAHLAQINGKFENEIVPVEIEQVKYTAKGPEVYKEEFKTDQGIRPESTPESLGKLRTVFKADGSVTAATSSQISDGAAFVVLMSKEMIEQLHIKPIARFVGFKAVGVDPKVMGIGPAYAIPEVLESANLDLKDIDLIELNEAFAAQALASARELGINMDITNVNGGAIALGHPLGATGAILTSRLLSEMSKRPETRYGLVSMCIGVGMGAAGIYEYVGDR
- a CDS encoding LysR family transcriptional regulator → MKLDIPQMNYLIAIVDADFNLSDAAKQIYVTQSTLSQFISNFEKSENVQLFNRKNGRLTSLTPIGKHMYKEVLAIVTKFDAIDNMITNEGKKRKGMIRIGIPTTLLRILFTRFFPNFLMQNPDIQIEIVEEDTKKLRQMLLDNELHFAMIEEPTKLDEKKFEQHLVLLSEIAAFMRPQSPLAKKNKLSWSDLDDQFITILNEDFASNAQIVEKLESVHSKAKLLMTSSSWDYLVESSAINDVIAILPTARFNRYIERLNYIGIVEKRFEDPIPVKPMLCRPIKTKYSVAEHYVFETMLKGFYHLTDTK
- a CDS encoding PaaI family thioesterase gives rise to the protein MKEFKMKEIKVFENYQAVTLETGHVIVTTEVVEDSLNYHQTAHGGYLFTLADQISGAVCVSTGYDAVTQQANINYLKPALIGEVLTIDGKCIHNGKSTKVNEVIIRNQKGQDVIKATFTMFVLGKREA
- a CDS encoding ABC transporter ATP-binding protein, coding for MSLLVFDHVCFTSDGKDIIKDVTFAVEKGDFISIVGPSGGGKSTLLKLASHLLSPSQGKIVFEGKDSASVDPIILRQAISYCFQTPYLFGKVVKDDIAYPFSIRHQAYDDKRVKELFELFQMDLAYLEQDVKKLSGGEKQRIALIRQLLFMPQILLLDEVTSALDAQNKVLVEEVIKTLHDQGITILWITHDEAQSRKYANKILTLVSGQLESMEVIK
- a CDS encoding ABC transporter permease, with amino-acid sequence MSGADNISLTSLLIASSLVLITLFFSYWQKLKLEKEIVISAIRAVLQLLVVGFVLDYIFGYNNPIFTALLLLFMIVNASQNASKRGQGIKNGFKISFIAISLGAFTTLAILIASGILSFVPGQMIPVGGMIISNSMVAIGLCYKQLLSDFQGKQEEVETKLALGADILPASIDIIRDVIKTGMIPTIDSAKTLGIVSLPGMMTGLILAGTSPIQAVKYQMMVTFMLLATTSIASFVATYLSYKGFFNQRKQLVVKRS
- a CDS encoding DUF1846 domain-containing protein; translation: MTQKAFDSEKYLTLQRDHILERISQFDGKLYMEFGGKMLEDYHAARVLPGYEPDNKIKLLKELKDQVEIVITINANNIEHSKARGDLGISYDQEVFRLIDTFNALDIYVGSVVITQYNNQAAADLFRKQLDKNDIASYLHYPIKGYPTDINHIISAEGMGKNDYIKTSRNLIVVTAPGPGSGKLATCMSQIYHDQINGITSGYAKFETFPVWNLPLHHPVNLAYEAATADLDDVNMIDPFHLETYGKTAVNYNRDIEVFPVLNRTFERILKQSPYASPTDMGVNMVGYSIVDEKAAIEASKQEIIRRYYQTLVDFKAERVSASAVKKIELLMNDIGVSPEDRKVTVVAREKAEKTGAPALALELPDGQIVTGKTSELFGPTAAVVINAIKKLAHIDKQTHLIEPEYVKPIQGLKVEHLGSQNPRLHSNEILIALAITAMNSPEADLAMKELGKLNGSEAHSTVTLTDEDKNVLRKLGVNVTFDPVYQQNKLYHK
- a CDS encoding MFS transporter, which produces MSNMSLDKNNRRALVSAIVASGTDDLNVMFLAFSMSSIITELGITGAQGGWIATITNLGMLLGGLVFGLLADRHHKFTVFKWTIVVFSLATGLIYFTKSLEYLYLMRFIAGIGVGGEYGVAIAIMAGIVPSEKMGRISSLNGIAGQIGSISSALLAGWLAPTLGWKGLFLFGLAPILLVIWMSLFIDDSKIWDHGVLDGDETSQPVKISQLFKTPALTAQTLALMVMTTVQIAGYFGMMNWLPTIIQTSLNISVKDSSLWMVSTILGMCLGMLTFGQILDKFGPRLVYSVFLLSSSVCVYLFQFANSMPSMLIGGAIVGFFVNGMFAGYGAMITRLYPHHIRATANNLILNVGRAVGGFSSVIIGKILDISGIPMVMLFLASLYLISFIAMLTIKSLSSQYYQKLQ